The Niastella koreensis GR20-10 genome includes a window with the following:
- a CDS encoding peptidylprolyl isomerase, which yields MTVISKAALATLLIFMTAAANAQVLFTYGGKAVTKNEFLKAYNKNNSETKPTDQAYHDYLELYIRFKLKVQAALDKKMDTLPNQQAEVSSFRNQIMDSYVRDEGSINDLTTEALVRSKKDIHIAHIFVAAGKNATLDDIKKAQDKINAAYSELQKGQDFGKVATQYSEDATVAENKGDIGYITSLVLPYELENAVYSTPINKYTAVIRSKAGFHIFKNLGEREGLGRMKVAQILLAFPPDASEAQKETIRKRADSIYNALTSGNDFKVLVTKFSNDNISWQAGGEMMEFGVGQYELPFESAAFALKKDSEVSKPVLSSFGYHIIKRLAYKPATGDTANVQLRDEMKQRIIATDRLEVSQKMLLKKILQVTGFKKLKVNEQHLYTIADSILDNKRIPVFADVALKTPLFSFTKKTVTVKDFQAYLETLRNYENMKAGKTRAQLLEEFTEVSAFDYYRQHLEEFNKDFKDQLNEFKEGNLLFEIMQRNIWDPASIDSAGLRNYYNAHKDKYWWESSADAIIFTATNQEASEEFRTKIKDNYKDWQKYINGSAGHLQGDSGRFELSQIPVKERTNFTVGLVTANVRNENDNTVAFAYIIKLYPNREMRGFNDARGFVINDYQVFLEEKWIADLKKKYPVKINEAELKKLPK from the coding sequence ATGACTGTTATCAGTAAAGCGGCTCTTGCTACATTATTGATCTTCATGACTGCGGCTGCAAACGCTCAGGTGTTGTTCACCTACGGCGGCAAAGCGGTTACAAAAAATGAATTTCTAAAGGCCTACAACAAGAATAATTCTGAGACAAAGCCCACCGATCAGGCGTACCACGATTACCTGGAACTGTACATTCGCTTCAAGCTGAAAGTACAGGCGGCGCTTGATAAAAAAATGGATACCCTGCCTAACCAGCAGGCCGAAGTGAGCAGCTTTCGTAACCAGATAATGGATAGCTATGTACGCGACGAAGGCAGTATCAACGACCTCACCACGGAAGCCCTTGTTCGCAGTAAAAAAGACATCCACATCGCCCACATCTTTGTAGCTGCCGGAAAAAATGCAACCCTGGATGATATAAAGAAGGCGCAGGATAAAATCAACGCCGCTTATAGCGAATTGCAAAAGGGCCAGGATTTTGGAAAAGTAGCCACCCAGTATTCAGAAGATGCTACTGTAGCTGAAAACAAAGGCGATATAGGGTACATTACCTCGCTGGTGCTGCCTTACGAACTGGAAAATGCCGTGTACAGCACCCCGATTAATAAATATACCGCAGTTATTCGCAGTAAAGCAGGCTTTCACATTTTTAAGAACCTGGGCGAAAGAGAAGGACTGGGCAGAATGAAAGTGGCGCAAATATTACTGGCATTCCCTCCCGATGCTTCCGAAGCACAAAAAGAAACGATCAGAAAAAGAGCCGATTCAATTTATAATGCTTTGACCAGTGGCAACGATTTCAAAGTACTGGTAACCAAATTCAGCAATGATAATATCTCCTGGCAGGCAGGTGGTGAAATGATGGAGTTTGGGGTTGGACAATATGAACTGCCTTTTGAAAGTGCCGCATTTGCACTTAAAAAAGACAGCGAGGTCAGCAAACCGGTATTGAGCAGTTTTGGTTATCACATTATAAAGCGGCTGGCGTACAAACCTGCCACTGGCGATACTGCAAATGTTCAGTTGCGCGACGAAATGAAGCAACGAATAATAGCAACCGACCGCCTGGAGGTATCACAAAAAATGTTGCTGAAAAAAATATTACAGGTAACCGGGTTTAAAAAACTAAAAGTAAACGAGCAACACCTGTATACAATAGCTGATAGTATTTTAGACAATAAACGTATCCCGGTTTTTGCAGATGTAGCGCTTAAAACACCACTTTTCTCCTTCACCAAAAAAACTGTTACTGTAAAAGATTTTCAGGCTTACCTGGAAACCTTACGTAACTATGAAAACATGAAGGCCGGCAAAACAAGGGCGCAGCTATTAGAGGAGTTTACTGAAGTAAGCGCTTTCGATTACTACCGCCAACACCTCGAAGAATTCAATAAAGACTTTAAGGACCAGTTGAACGAGTTTAAAGAAGGAAACCTGTTGTTTGAAATTATGCAGCGCAACATCTGGGACCCTGCTTCAATTGATTCTGCCGGCTTGCGTAACTATTACAATGCTCATAAAGACAAATACTGGTGGGAAAGCAGCGCCGATGCAATTATCTTCACTGCCACCAACCAGGAAGCATCAGAAGAGTTTAGAACAAAGATCAAAGACAACTATAAGGACTGGCAAAAGTATATCAATGGAAGTGCCGGTCATTTACAGGGCGACTCCGGCCGTTTTGAACTGAGCCAGATACCCGTTAAGGAAAGAACCAATTTCACCGTAGGGCTGGTTACTGCCAATGTGAGAAATGAAAACGATAATACAGTAGCGTTCGCCTACATAATTAAGTTATACCCTAACCGCGAAATGCGTGGGTTTAACGATGCCCGGGGTTTTGTAATTAACGATTACCAGGTATTCCTCGAAGAAAAATGGATAGCAGACCTGAAGAAGAAATACCCGGTTAAAATAAATGAAGCGGAACTGAAAAAACTGCCTAAATAA
- a CDS encoding GH3 auxin-responsive promoter family protein — translation MRLLSPAISSLARLRLWRIEGWKNNPVDAQREVLQDLVTSAQYTEFGRKYNFSALFNVKTFKQTVPIHEYEDLQPYVQRIMRGEQNLLWNTPVYWFAKSSGTTSDKSKFIPVTDESLEDCHYKAAKDVLTMYYQFNPESDLLTGKGLVIGGSHTINPLNNDAQYGDLSAVLLQNSPFWGHWLRVPDLSIALMDEWESKIEKLAYSTIKENVTSISGVPTWTLVLFRRILELTGKSTMAEVWPSLELYMHGGVSFTPYKEQFQKLIGKPIHYLEMYNASEGFFAAQDIPGEDGMLLFTDHGVFMEFMPLEEYGKKHPETIGLQDVELGKNYAMIVSTNGGLWRYLLGDTVQFTSLYPFRIKVSGRVKHFINAFGEEVIVDNTDKAIAVASERTGAIVNDYTAAPVYFSESGNGGHEWLIEFEKEPHDLSHFATELDSALKSVNSDYEAKRHKNIALREPLVRSLSKGVFTTWLKSKGKLGGQHKVPRLSNDRKYIEEILSL, via the coding sequence GTGAGATTATTATCGCCTGCCATATCATCGTTGGCCCGCTTACGCTTATGGCGTATTGAGGGATGGAAGAATAATCCTGTTGATGCCCAACGCGAGGTATTGCAGGATCTGGTTACTTCTGCCCAATACACTGAGTTTGGCAGAAAGTATAATTTTTCTGCCCTGTTCAATGTAAAGACCTTCAAACAAACGGTGCCTATTCATGAGTATGAAGACCTGCAACCATACGTGCAGCGTATCATGCGTGGCGAACAGAACCTGTTATGGAACACACCTGTATACTGGTTTGCCAAAAGCAGCGGTACTACCAGCGATAAAAGCAAATTCATTCCGGTAACGGATGAAAGCCTGGAAGACTGCCACTACAAGGCAGCCAAGGATGTGCTGACGATGTATTACCAGTTCAATCCCGAATCGGATCTGTTAACCGGTAAGGGATTGGTTATTGGTGGAAGCCATACTATTAACCCGCTGAATAACGATGCTCAATATGGCGACCTGAGCGCTGTATTGTTACAGAACTCCCCTTTCTGGGGCCATTGGTTACGGGTGCCCGATCTTAGTATTGCCTTAATGGATGAGTGGGAAAGCAAGATCGAAAAGCTCGCCTACAGTACCATAAAAGAAAACGTTACTTCTATTTCAGGGGTGCCTACCTGGACGCTGGTTTTGTTCCGCCGCATACTGGAATTGACCGGTAAAAGCACCATGGCCGAAGTATGGCCATCCCTTGAATTATATATGCATGGCGGCGTATCGTTCACGCCGTATAAAGAGCAATTCCAAAAGCTGATAGGCAAGCCTATCCACTACCTGGAGATGTATAATGCCAGCGAAGGTTTTTTTGCCGCGCAGGATATTCCCGGTGAAGATGGCATGTTGTTATTTACCGATCATGGGGTTTTTATGGAGTTTATGCCATTGGAAGAATATGGTAAAAAACATCCCGAAACCATCGGTTTACAGGACGTGGAACTGGGTAAGAATTATGCCATGATAGTAAGCACCAACGGTGGTTTATGGCGTTATTTGTTGGGCGATACAGTACAATTCACTTCCTTATATCCCTTCAGAATAAAAGTAAGCGGCCGGGTTAAACATTTCATCAATGCCTTTGGCGAAGAAGTGATTGTTGACAATACCGATAAAGCTATTGCAGTAGCCAGTGAAAGAACCGGCGCCATTGTAAACGACTATACTGCTGCCCCGGTTTATTTTAGCGAAAGTGGTAACGGTGGTCATGAGTGGTTGATTGAATTTGAAAAAGAGCCCCATGATCTTAGCCATTTTGCCACTGAGCTCGACAGCGCCCTCAAAAGCGTGAACAGTGACTATGAGGCCAAACGCCATAAAAATATCGCCTTGCGCGAACCGTTGGTAAGATCCCTTTCCAAAGGGGTGTTTACCACCTGGTTAAAAAGCAAAGGCAAACTGGGCGGTCAGCACAAGGTTCCTCGCTTAAGCAACGACCGTAAGTATATTGAAGAAATTCTCTCCCTCTAG
- the lptB gene encoding LPS export ABC transporter ATP-binding protein yields the protein MISEIHTQELVKIYRNRTVVNHVSVNVKQGEIVGLLGPNGAGKTTSFYMVVGLIKPDEGKVFLDQQEITQLPMYKRAQMGIGYLPQEASVFRKLSVEDNIKAVLEMTKLTKAQQRQKLEALLDEFRLHHVRKNNGDSLSGGERRRTEIARALAVDPKFILLDEPFAGVDPIAVEDIQAVVARLKYKNIGILITDHNVNETLSICDRAYLLIDGKIFQHGTAEELAENEQVRRLYLGRNFELRRKDYLHEEALKGIDVSSNR from the coding sequence TTGATCAGCGAGATTCATACACAGGAACTAGTAAAAATTTACCGTAACCGTACCGTGGTAAATCATGTTTCGGTAAACGTAAAACAAGGTGAAATAGTAGGGTTGCTGGGGCCAAATGGCGCCGGTAAAACCACTTCATTCTACATGGTGGTAGGGTTGATAAAACCCGACGAGGGCAAGGTTTTTCTCGACCAGCAGGAGATTACTCAATTACCTATGTATAAGCGGGCCCAGATGGGTATTGGCTACCTGCCCCAGGAAGCCTCCGTGTTTCGTAAACTAAGTGTGGAAGATAATATTAAGGCGGTGCTTGAAATGACAAAGCTTACCAAAGCTCAGCAACGCCAGAAGCTGGAAGCCCTGCTCGATGAATTCCGTTTGCATCACGTACGTAAAAATAATGGCGACTCCCTGAGCGGTGGCGAACGTAGAAGAACGGAAATTGCCCGTGCCCTGGCTGTTGACCCCAAATTCATATTACTGGATGAACCTTTTGCCGGTGTTGACCCCATTGCCGTAGAAGATATTCAGGCAGTGGTGGCCCGGTTGAAATATAAGAACATTGGTATTTTGATCACCGACCACAACGTAAACGAAACGCTCTCTATTTGCGACCGCGCCTATTTATTGATCGATGGAAAGATTTTTCAACACGGAACGGCCGAAGAACTCGCTGAAAATGAGCAGGTACGCCGCCTGTACCTGGGTCGCAACTTTGAATTGAGACGTAAGGACTACTTACACGAAGAAGCGCTTAAAGGCATTGATGTTTCCTCAAACCGGTAG
- a CDS encoding thioredoxin-like domain-containing protein translates to MKRLLSLAILLISCTLVAEAQSGYNIPITLKPYKNTYVYLGYYYGRLKALADSTMLDENGKGVFSGKEPLPGGIYFIVSPRKEILFELLLDKQQQFSISADSASLPNNVVFTGSQENNLFHLYTRFTNQIGNEINKTSTELKAAKTAKDSTKLKTRLKWLTDKMQLYRDSMVAKNPNSFLTALFQAMKEPVIPPGAKHPGGKYDSLYAYRYFKAHYWDGVSFNDGRLVRTPFFEAKLEKYYKELVVPNPDSIIAEVDHMLLYSRSNTEMFKFLMVHFVQKYINPEYMGQDAVFVHLFEKYINTGQADFFTQQYKDFTFKRAYSMMANLIGQPAAPLDLVDTLDRPSPLHNIKSDFVVICFWDPTCSHCKETVPRVDSIFKAKWKNEGVALYGVMVDGGKDNWKKFINDNKLTGWTHVYQLPSQQKEEEAASKPNYRQLYDVYQTPILYLLDKDKNIIAKKLSYQQLDEVIDLKLKNKKSN, encoded by the coding sequence ATGAAAAGACTTTTATCGCTGGCTATCCTGTTGATAAGCTGTACGTTAGTAGCTGAGGCACAGTCGGGTTATAACATTCCTATTACACTAAAGCCTTATAAGAACACCTACGTTTATCTGGGTTATTATTATGGCAGGTTAAAAGCCCTGGCCGATTCCACCATGCTGGATGAAAATGGCAAAGGTGTGTTTTCGGGAAAGGAACCGTTGCCAGGCGGTATTTATTTTATTGTTTCTCCCCGTAAAGAGATCCTGTTTGAATTGCTGTTAGATAAACAACAACAATTTTCTATCTCAGCGGACTCGGCAAGTTTGCCGAATAATGTAGTTTTTACGGGTTCACAGGAAAATAACCTCTTCCATTTGTATACCCGGTTTACCAACCAGATAGGTAATGAGATCAATAAAACCAGCACCGAATTAAAGGCGGCAAAGACTGCGAAAGATTCTACCAAGCTGAAAACCCGGTTAAAATGGTTAACCGATAAAATGCAATTGTACCGGGATAGCATGGTGGCTAAAAACCCCAATTCATTTTTAACGGCCCTGTTTCAGGCAATGAAAGAACCGGTAATACCACCGGGCGCCAAACATCCGGGCGGAAAATATGACTCCCTTTACGCATACAGATATTTTAAAGCACATTACTGGGATGGCGTTTCCTTCAATGACGGAAGGCTGGTGCGAACCCCCTTCTTTGAAGCAAAGCTGGAGAAATATTATAAAGAACTGGTAGTACCGAACCCCGATTCAATAATTGCAGAAGTAGACCATATGTTGCTGTATTCAAGAAGCAACACCGAAATGTTTAAATTTCTGATGGTGCATTTTGTACAGAAATATATAAATCCTGAGTACATGGGGCAGGATGCGGTATTTGTTCACCTGTTTGAAAAATACATCAATACCGGCCAGGCCGACTTCTTTACCCAACAGTATAAAGATTTTACCTTCAAAAGGGCTTATAGCATGATGGCTAACCTGATTGGGCAACCGGCGGCCCCGTTGGACCTTGTTGACACCCTCGACAGGCCCTCACCCCTGCACAATATAAAAAGCGATTTTGTTGTGATCTGTTTCTGGGATCCTACCTGCAGCCACTGTAAAGAAACCGTACCCAGGGTTGACTCGATATTTAAAGCCAAATGGAAGAACGAGGGTGTTGCCTTATACGGTGTAATGGTAGATGGCGGCAAAGACAACTGGAAAAAATTCATCAACGATAATAAGCTCACTGGCTGGACGCACGTGTACCAGTTACCTTCCCAGCAAAAAGAAGAGGAAGCGGCCAGCAAGCCCAATTACCGGCAGCTATACGATGTGTATCAAACGCCAATCCTGTATTTGCTCGATAAAGACAAAAACATCATAGCCAAGAAACTCAGCTACCAGCAACTGGACGAAGTGATTGATCTTAAACTAAAAAATAAAAAATCTAACTAG
- the fabG gene encoding 3-oxoacyl-[acyl-carrier-protein] reductase, with amino-acid sequence MKLLEGKVAIVTGAARGIGEAIAYKLAEHGAHVAFTYVSDSSAEKAAQLEQKIKALGVKSKAYKSNAGNFAECETFVNDVVKEFGTVDVCVNNAGISKDNLLLRLTPEQWDDVMDINLKSVYNMTKQVIRPMMKAKKGSIINMSSIVGIRGNAGQASYAASKAGIIGFTKSVALELGSRNVRCNAIAPGFVETDMTHYLKDGDGAKAFLEKIPLGRFGSAGEIADTTLFLASDMSSYITGQVISACGGLNI; translated from the coding sequence ATGAAATTATTAGAAGGAAAAGTTGCTATTGTAACCGGTGCAGCCCGTGGCATTGGTGAAGCTATTGCGTATAAACTGGCTGAACATGGCGCCCACGTAGCATTTACCTACGTTAGCGACAGCAGTGCCGAAAAGGCCGCTCAGCTGGAGCAAAAAATAAAAGCACTGGGCGTAAAATCCAAAGCGTATAAAAGTAATGCCGGTAATTTCGCTGAATGCGAAACCTTTGTAAACGATGTGGTAAAAGAGTTCGGTACAGTTGATGTATGCGTGAACAATGCCGGTATTTCAAAAGATAACCTGTTACTGCGCCTTACCCCCGAGCAATGGGACGATGTAATGGATATAAACCTGAAGAGCGTATACAATATGACCAAACAGGTTATTCGCCCCATGATGAAAGCAAAGAAAGGTTCCATCATTAATATGAGTTCGATTGTTGGGATCCGTGGTAATGCCGGACAGGCCAGCTATGCCGCCAGTAAAGCCGGTATTATAGGGTTTACCAAATCGGTAGCATTGGAGCTGGGCAGCCGCAATGTACGTTGCAACGCCATTGCGCCCGGTTTTGTTGAAACCGATATGACCCATTACCTGAAAGATGGCGATGGCGCAAAAGCATTCCTGGAAAAAATTCCTTTAGGCCGTTTTGGCAGCGCGGGAGAAATTGCCGACACAACTTTGTTCCTGGCTTCTGATATGAGCTCATACATTACTGGACAGGTGATCAGCGCTTGCGGCGGTTTGAATATTTAA
- the nhaD gene encoding sodium:proton antiporter NhaD — protein sequence MIIVILIIFLLGYVAIAMEHAIRLNKAATALITGVLCWLVYMLNTTDKHLVNEQLTTHLGDIAGILFFLLGAMTIVELIDSYDGFEVITNRITTTKKVNLLWIIGGLSFFLSAILDNLTTAIVMVSLIRKLIRNKPARLFFCGVVVIAANAGGAWSPIGDVTTTMLWIGGQVTAAQIAANVFLPSVACAVVPMLLLSFRMRGAVEVGGTEEAKTIKPQTPVRERNIVFVSGILILLMVPVFKTVTHLPPFMGMLMGLGIMWVITEILHHRKDMQDKHFLSVLHALRKIDTPSILFFLGILISVSALQSVGALLNVATQLDKQIGNPSLIVIIIGVLSSIVDNVPLVAAAMGMYGFHQYPVDHFFWHFLAYCAGTGGSLLIIGSAAGVAAMGIEKIEFFWYLKKIAWLAFVGYIAGIGVFLLQQLF from the coding sequence ATGATTATAGTTATACTGATTATTTTTTTGTTGGGGTACGTGGCCATTGCCATGGAGCATGCTATCCGGTTAAATAAAGCGGCTACGGCCCTTATTACCGGGGTGTTGTGCTGGCTGGTGTATATGCTCAATACAACCGATAAACACCTTGTTAACGAACAGCTCACCACACACCTGGGCGATATTGCCGGCATCCTGTTCTTTCTGTTGGGCGCCATGACCATTGTAGAGCTCATCGATTCGTACGACGGGTTCGAGGTGATCACCAACCGCATCACTACCACTAAAAAAGTAAACCTGTTGTGGATAATAGGCGGATTATCTTTTTTTCTGTCTGCCATCCTGGATAACCTCACTACCGCCATTGTAATGGTATCATTGATCAGAAAACTGATCCGTAATAAACCGGCCCGCTTATTCTTTTGTGGCGTGGTAGTGATTGCTGCCAATGCCGGCGGCGCCTGGTCGCCCATTGGAGATGTTACCACCACCATGTTGTGGATCGGCGGACAGGTAACAGCAGCTCAAATAGCGGCCAACGTATTTCTGCCTAGCGTTGCCTGTGCTGTGGTGCCCATGTTACTGTTAAGTTTTCGCATGCGCGGCGCGGTAGAAGTGGGTGGAACCGAAGAAGCAAAAACCATAAAACCGCAAACACCCGTTCGGGAAAGGAATATAGTATTTGTATCAGGTATTTTGATCCTGTTGATGGTGCCGGTTTTTAAAACAGTCACGCACCTGCCGCCGTTCATGGGTATGTTGATGGGCCTGGGTATTATGTGGGTGATCACCGAGATCCTGCATCACCGAAAGGATATGCAGGACAAACATTTTTTGTCGGTACTACATGCCTTGCGAAAGATAGACACGCCAAGCATACTTTTCTTTTTGGGCATATTAATAAGCGTATCGGCGTTGCAATCTGTAGGCGCGTTGTTGAACGTGGCTACGCAACTGGACAAACAGATAGGCAACCCTTCCCTCATTGTAATAATAATCGGGGTATTATCCTCTATTGTTGATAACGTTCCGCTGGTGGCTGCCGCTATGGGAATGTATGGTTTTCACCAATACCCCGTCGATCATTTCTTCTGGCATTTTCTGGCCTATTGTGCCGGAACCGGTGGCAGCTTGTTGATCATAGGCTCGGCGGCTGGTGTGGCAGCTATGGGAATTGAAAAGATCGAATTCTTCTGGTACCTGAAAAAAATTGCCTGGTTGGCCTTTGTTGGGTACATAGCGGGTATTGGAGTTTTCTTGTTGCAACAGTTGTTCTAA
- a CDS encoding porin family protein, with product MIAKRLVYLFVLGTISVNSFAQEEAAWLKGGVNFANVSYNSKGEVDDANLLTSFHVGLMADLPVSKVLAIQPGLFFTGKGSKIQSGSPSDVNYYKATTNPLYVELPINAVVKLPIEKESNFFFGAGPYIAMGVGGKRKIEGKTLGLAFSNNQKIEYSNDDPTTFKTEEGAGLGVMRRFDYGLNGTAGFQLKNMLIALNYGYGLAKLQSGTNSSEDNENKHRVLSVSIGFKL from the coding sequence ATGATCGCTAAAAGATTGGTTTATTTATTCGTCTTAGGTACTATTAGTGTAAATTCCTTTGCACAGGAAGAAGCCGCCTGGTTAAAAGGCGGAGTAAACTTTGCCAACGTTTCCTACAATAGTAAGGGAGAAGTAGATGACGCCAACCTGTTAACCTCTTTTCATGTAGGATTAATGGCGGATCTTCCTGTTAGCAAAGTGCTGGCCATTCAACCCGGTTTGTTTTTTACGGGTAAAGGGTCCAAAATACAAAGTGGCAGCCCCAGCGACGTTAATTATTACAAGGCAACCACTAACCCGTTGTACGTTGAGTTACCAATAAATGCCGTAGTTAAATTACCTATAGAAAAAGAATCGAATTTCTTTTTTGGTGCTGGTCCTTATATAGCAATGGGCGTTGGCGGTAAACGTAAAATTGAAGGAAAAACCCTTGGCCTTGCATTCAGCAACAATCAAAAAATAGAGTACAGCAATGATGATCCTACTACATTTAAAACCGAAGAGGGCGCTGGGTTAGGTGTAATGCGGAGATTTGACTATGGTTTAAATGGCACTGCAGGCTTTCAATTAAAAAATATGCTGATAGCACTCAATTATGGTTATGGGTTAGCCAAATTACAATCGGGTACAAACAGTTCAGAAGATAATGAAAACAAGCACCGGGTATTAAGCGTTTCAATAGGCTTTAAATTATAA
- a CDS encoding DNA-3-methyladenine glycosylase family protein, translating into MLQFNNDNFQLFCNELAERDLIFKDILLQHSYPPMWTRPASFATLIHIVLEQQVSLASARAAFNKLKEKIGQVTPARLLKLSDEELRACYFSRQKTVYARHLAEAFLSKKIQLNKLTASHDDVVRGTLKQVKGIGDWTADVYLLFALQRTDIFPIGDLAMVNALKEVKQLPAKTSREDILLLAEPWRPYRGIAAYLLWHHYIKSRNIKL; encoded by the coding sequence ATGTTACAATTCAACAACGATAACTTTCAACTTTTTTGTAATGAACTGGCTGAACGGGACCTTATCTTTAAAGACATCTTACTGCAGCACAGCTATCCGCCCATGTGGACACGGCCGGCCAGTTTTGCTACCCTCATTCATATTGTTCTGGAGCAACAGGTATCACTGGCATCGGCAAGGGCTGCATTCAATAAGCTGAAAGAAAAGATAGGGCAGGTTACGCCCGCAAGATTGCTGAAGCTATCTGATGAAGAATTGCGGGCCTGCTACTTCAGCCGGCAAAAAACAGTATACGCCCGGCACCTGGCCGAGGCATTCCTTTCAAAGAAAATTCAACTGAATAAATTAACTGCCTCGCACGACGATGTTGTGCGGGGTACTTTAAAACAAGTAAAAGGCATTGGCGACTGGACGGCCGATGTATACCTGCTATTTGCATTACAACGTACCGATATATTCCCCATTGGCGACCTGGCCATGGTGAATGCATTGAAAGAAGTAAAACAATTACCTGCTAAAACCTCAAGGGAAGACATTCTATTACTGGCAGAACCCTGGCGGCCTTACCGTGGAATCGCAGCTTATTTGTTGTGGCATCATTATATAAAGTCGCGTAATATTAAATTGTAA
- the metF gene encoding methylenetetrahydrofolate reductase [NAD(P)H] — protein sequence MKVIDHIRQAKDSLISFEILPPLKGKTINSIYEHLDPLMEFKPAFINVTYHRSEHVFKKKADGTFEKVEVRKRPGTVGICAALMNHYRVDAVPHLICGGFNKRETEDALIDLNFIGVDNVLVLRGDAAKNETVFEPEKGGNSYAIDLLKQVQNLNTGIYLEEDIRDGFKTDFCCGVAGYPEKHFEAPNLQTDLAFLKAKVAAGAEYVVTQMFFDNQKYFDFVKRCRENGITIPIIPGLKPITSKKQLSVIPRTFHVDIPDDLANEIMNCKTDVEVEKVGTEWLLLQSKELKKAGVPVLHYYTLGKPKVIYNVVKEIK from the coding sequence ATGAAAGTTATCGATCACATTCGCCAGGCGAAAGATTCGCTTATTTCCTTTGAAATATTACCCCCCTTAAAAGGTAAAACCATCAATTCAATATACGAGCACCTTGACCCGCTGATGGAGTTCAAGCCTGCTTTTATTAATGTTACCTACCACCGCAGCGAGCATGTTTTTAAAAAGAAAGCCGATGGCACTTTTGAAAAAGTAGAAGTTCGCAAACGCCCTGGCACTGTTGGTATTTGTGCAGCCCTCATGAACCATTATAGGGTTGATGCAGTCCCGCACCTTATTTGCGGCGGTTTTAACAAGCGGGAAACTGAAGACGCTCTGATCGATCTGAACTTTATTGGTGTTGACAACGTACTGGTTTTACGTGGCGATGCAGCTAAGAATGAAACTGTATTTGAACCGGAGAAAGGCGGCAACAGTTATGCTATTGACCTGTTGAAACAGGTTCAAAACCTGAATACCGGTATTTACCTGGAAGAAGACATCCGTGATGGCTTTAAAACCGATTTCTGCTGCGGTGTGGCCGGCTACCCCGAGAAACATTTTGAAGCACCCAACCTGCAAACCGATCTGGCTTTCCTGAAGGCCAAAGTAGCTGCCGGCGCCGAGTATGTAGTAACGCAAATGTTTTTCGATAACCAAAAATATTTCGACTTTGTAAAACGTTGCCGCGAAAATGGCATCACCATACCCATCATTCCGGGATTGAAACCTATTACCAGCAAAAAACAGCTGTCGGTTATTCCCCGCACCTTCCACGTAGATATTCCCGATGACCTGGCCAATGAGATCATGAACTGCAAAACAGATGTTGAAGTTGAAAAAGTGGGAACAGAATGGCTGTTATTGCAATCGAAAGAATTGAAAAAAGCCGGTGTACCGGTGCTGCATTATTATACCCTGGGTAAGCCCAAGGTGATCTACAATGTAGTTAAGGAAATAAAGTAA